The DNA sequence GAGCAGTATCATGGTGGTTCATAGTGTGAGACTTGGCAACTGGTGGTAGAGTAGGGAGGAGGGTAGggtagggagaggaaaaaggcaaTGATGACGCTGAGGTTAAGAATCAAGGGGACTCTGAAGTCCCCAAGATCATGGTGTCCTTGGCAGAAAGAGGGGGCCACATTTTGTGTGTTAGGTGTGCTGATGGAGCATCAGCCTAGACCTGTCTATCAGCCCCTGGTAATGGAGGAATTGGATTTTAGGTGAAAGATTCAGGATGGATTTGGGAGTTATCTACTTAGAGATAATCTCATGGGAGCTGCTGAGGTTACCAAGGGAGAGAGTGTAGCCAGAGAAGGGAGACCAGGGAAGGGAGAGCATTGGGGGACACATACACTTAGGGGATAGGAGATAGATAAAAGAACTAAGAGGGAAGACTAAAGGAGAGTAGTCAGATAGGTCGGCAGATAGTGTCATAGGAGCCAAGAGAAAGGGGAGTATTTAGAATAAGATAATCAGCAGTGTTAGAAATCATAGGGAAGTCAGAGAAGATGAGGCCTGAAAAAATAACTGTTAGATTTAGTAGTTATGAGATAGTTGATAACTCTTGAGAGCCACTTTGAGCAGCGAGGTCAGAAGCTAAATTTCCAGGGGTTGAGAATCGGTCTTGGTAGCAAATAGCGGCAGCAAATACAGATAATTCTTTCTAAGTTTGGCAGTTCAAGCGAGGAAAGGCACAGGGTGATAGCTAGAGGGGGTGAGTGAGTCAAGTGAAGCTTTAAGAATAGAGAAGACCTGTATATGTTTGTGGCCAGTGGAGAACTGAGCTACAGTTCTCCTTTTGAAGAAATCTTCAGAGACAGATAAGTTGAAATTCCCTGGGTTCCTGAGCAGACTTTTAAAGGGGTAGGATCTTTTATAGGGGTGGGAAACttgtagcctcgaggccacatgtgaccctctaggtcctcaagtgtggtcctttgaatccaaacttcacagagcaaatccccttaataaaaggatttgttctgtaaaacttggattcagtcaaaaggtcgcacctgaggacctagaatgccacatgtggcctcgaggccaaagGTTCTCCACCCCTCTTTTAAGAACTTAGGTCTAgaacaaaggttcttaaccttctttgtgtcatggacccctttgagaGTCTGCCTGGTTAAGCTCTTCTTAgaatgcatacaataaaatacatagaattacaaaggaatccAGTTAGACTGGGAAAAACAGTTATCAGAGTATTAAAAAAccattcacagaccccaggttaagagcccctgctCTAATATCTCTTGAAGGTTTATTCTCTACTGTTTATGaaggagaatttttaaaagtcattctaATTCTTTTACATCCACATCACTGCTTTTCAAAAGCCCTCTTGGTATCCCCATTAcatactaaatgaaaaatgagctcTTTAGACTGGCATTCAAAATTTGACCCAGCTTTCCAGCCTTATCCTGCTCTTCTCCATCACATACTCAATGCTAAACAAGACTTCTTGCTGTCCCCTGAGTATGTCCCATGCTCCCCAGCTCTTTGCCTCTGATCCTGTTCCCTCTGCCTGGAATaccctccttcctcacttctattGACATCTTAGCTATCCCTGACTACAATACTACCTTCCCAACCAAATCTTTATCGATTTCCCCTCCCAGCTGGCAGTGATTTCTCCATCCTCTGATTTCATAGTGCTTTAGATTCCAATTTTATAGTGATTTTCTAATTTGTGTTATATTTATTTGAACACACCTCTTCTGTtcccactagattgtaagcttctctAGGGCAAGGGCCATGTCTGTCTGTCCCCCAGCAGCAGGCACAGGGCTGTTCATATGTACTTGATAAGTGTAGATTGAATGAAGTACCTGAGATCTAAAGAAAAGCTGTGTGATGTTAGACAgctcatttgcaaaatgcttaccCTTGGCCCTGCCTCTTCTCTTTTACAGAATTGCTCCTGCTTTACTAAGACAAGCATCCTATGGCACCATCAAGATTGGCATCTATCAAAGCTTGAAGCGTTTGTTTGTAGATCGTTTAGAAGGTCAGTGTGGGTAGTTTGCTTGGAGGTGTTATTTGAACGGGTTATTGGAGCCCCGCCCCCATTCCCAAGAGCTGATGGCAGGCCACAGCATGATAGATGATAGCTCAACTTGTGTGCTTGGAGGGGAAGTGTTCTCACTTAGGCCTACTGTCCCTGGGGAGCTGACTTCTGCACACTGTGGCATCACCCTTCAGGTTCACCCTTGCTGGAGGGCCTGTGGTAGAATCCTGTTGCTCAGCAAATGAATAAGATGATCTCCTCCGAGGAGGCCAGTTGCCTCTTTTGTTCTCTCCTCTGTTGTAGAATGATTTCAGGAGATTCTTTTTCTCAGTTTAGAAGTCCTCCAGACCTGCCCCTTctgccttcccagtcttcttacatctttatTACCTCatcacatactctttgatcccgTGGCAGTGGCCTCTTGACTgatccatgaacaagacactctgtGTCTCAGCTCTAGATATTATCTCTGGCTGTCCGCCACACTTGACATGTTTCCCCTCCCTGAATTCCTTTAAGTactaactaaaatcccaccttctatgggaagcctctcccagcccctcttaattctttCTTAGTTATTTCCTACTTACCCTGGATTTGACTTGTTTAcacattttttgtttgttatctcccccatcagaatgtgagttccttgaggtagggactgtcttttgcctctttttgtgtgctcagtgcttagtgcagtgccagGCATATTgaaggcgcttaataaatgtttagtggtTAACTGATTGATAATTCCCTACCTCTGCGAAGAACAGGAGGGAagtacattttttcatttcttctttggggtcaagcttgTGACTTTGAAGAACTTAAAGATTCTTGGACCTAATATGGCATCTTCAGTCTCTGGATTTCTTTGGCAAAAGATCAGCAGTTCTACTTTAAAGCAATCTCTGCTGATCCCATGGCTTTCTTTTGCCACTGTGCCAGCATTATGTTCTGGGATTCTGGTATAAACTCACAGTGAGTGatcttccatcttccttttctttccagatGAAACCCTTCTAATTAACATGATCTGTGGGGTGGTGTCTGGAGTGATATCATCCACTATAGCCAACCCTACAGATGTGTTAAAGGTAAGTGCATGGCATCTTGGGCTGATTGGAACATGTGGTTTTATGCTTGAATTGGGGCCTGGTGAAAACCCGAGGTAGTTGGCCCcattggggaaggaagaagtCTTCCTTCAGGTTTGTCAAGTCCAACAAGCAGCAgagtgtaactctggacaagtcacttcccctcctcTTTGCCCCAGGAGTCTCTCAAAAACTTGAAGTTGCAGAGTAGGTACCAGCCTTCCTTGGTGGATGGAGTTTCCACACcctggagttccctataccagtgacaTCATTGTctacccctctccccactccctgatTAATATTTAGGTAGACTTCCTACCATTGATGGGAAATTGAAATAGATAAATAACTTGAACTTATGGGAAGGTGAAATGGAATTTCCTTCTTGAAACCTTTCCTGgcctctctcctgcttctccccacccccaagttgAAAATGATGTTTCTTCCTTTGTACTTTGTGggccaaaatgtatttttttagttCCTGGAGTTCTCGGGCCCATGAGCATATATTATTCCTGAGCACCATCTCTGGGTCTGTGAATACTCTGTCTGGATCCAGATTCACCCCTACTTTCTTGTTCTGGGAGCATCTCAACTGCAGCTGTCAATATGGTTTCCACTGAGGAGAGCTGCCTGGGGGCAAATTGGAGGCCCTCCTCCAGCCGATTGGGTCTTGGAACTCTTAAAAaaatagtggaaaaaaaaatagtgataaCAATTTGAGCATAATTGAGTTCCTTTGTAAATACTGTGgaatgtattttatacattaaaaatcattcttctgagaagggggccACAGGCATCCTCTGACTGCCAGTGGAATCCAGGATGCAGCCCTCTGGGTATCACCAGAGCACCTCAGTCCCTCTCTGTCACTTTTGAGCAGTACATCTCCTTTTGGAGATTTAAGtgtgttcttttcatttcctcactGAACTCTCTAACCCCAGGTCCCTCAGAATTATTTTCCTCCTCCAGTAATGGCAAAATTTGCTTGTAAGGAATACGAGGCAGGAAAATCCAACCTTCCTCACCCTTTCCTCCTGCCCCTTCATGAAATCTGATGTGTTCATTTCATCACAGTGGTTACTGATTTTCATTCAAGacccattttattttcttaaccaCAGCGTTCCTTTTAATCTGTCTCTGATCAGAGTGAGACATTTGCCTTTTCTTGTCTTAGATTCGGATGCAAGCTCAAGGAAGCTTGTTCCAAGGGGGCATGATTGGCAGCTTCATCGATATATACCAGCAAGAAGGCACTAGGGGCCTGTGGAGGGTGAGCACTGGTCTTCTGGGCCTTATTCTATGTCAATGGCAGTGGAAATTGATTTTTAGAAATAGATCCTACTGTTGCTAAGCAGTTATAATTTCTTGAGCGATTCAAGAAATTCAGTAATAAGCCCCTTACCTTTACAGTGTCAAATTGTTTATGAAAGGACAACACTTTGCAAGTAGTCTTAAGGTTAATTTTTATTGGAAGTTTATTACATCTAGTTTCACTCATAGACTTAAAGAACTCTTGAACAAGAGTTCATAGAGATGGTCTAGTTtaggagtggggaatctgtggcctcaagaccacatgtggccctctaggttctcaagtgtggccctctaggttctcgagtgtggccctttgactgaatttaaacttcacagaacaaatcccctttttaataaaaagatttgttctgtaaaatttggattcagtcaaaaggctgcctgacctcaaggctgcaggttccctacccctggtctagTTTAACCTTCTTAtctgacagagaaggaaacaggcccagagagaggaagtgacttacctaaggtcatatgGTAGGTCTGACTTATGGTACAGTGGGCTGCCTCTCTCATTTAATTTTGATCCATTATACTAGTATATGACTATGGATTTAGTTCTTTGATCACTCTTTTCCATGCTATTGAAAAACAGTTTATGGCCAAGAACTAGGGGACCcttgtaaataaatacaaataagacTCATGTTCACAAGCCTGctgtgcagagagagagagagagagagaaagagagagagagagagagagagagaaagtggaaaTCCTTTGGAAATCCTTCTACAaagttttacattaaaaaatggcCTTGTCACTTAATGACAGCCAGTGACTGGCCTGGCTCGCCTGACTGGAGCATCAAAAGAAACCCCACAAAGCAAGAGTGAGACAAAGAGCAGAGGAGTAGTGGGAGGTATGAAATTCGGAGGTGCTTAAGCTCCTGCCCTGCCATTAGTTGGGGGCCCAGGGAGACTGTGGTGGTGCTGGCCCCAGGAGGGAAGCCTGGCTCTCTGGCAGAGCTCCAGGGCGGGGCTTGACTACCCAtctactttcttcctccttcctttgctGCCTTTCTAGCATGCATCCTTCCTGACCTTCCTAGGCTTGGATGGAAAGAACCTCAGGATGAGCTTTTTTCCTTGTTGGCTAGTCTTGCTGCATAtatgttgttttgctttgttctaGCAGAAGACTGAAGTCAGAATTCAGATATCCTAGTGTTAGAGCCCTCATTCTGGGAGAGCCATTTCTGGCTTTTCAGATGGGGTTGTTTTGGcccttctcagctctgcttcatCCCAGTAGCTGTGCTTTCCTCTGTGTTCACTGATGCTTGTGTTTGGCAGGGTGTGGTCCCAACTGCTCAGCGTGCTGCTATCGTTGTGGGAGTGGAGCTGCCGGTCTATGATATTACCAAAAAGCACTTAATAATGTCAGGGCTGCTGGGAGACACAATCTTTACCCACTTTGTGTAAGTATACCACATGTCTCCTACTCTTTGTACTCTGGATCTCAAATGCATCTGAGGCTTCATTCATTGCATTCCTGCCACAAAATCAGTTATTGGCGCTTGTGGCCAACATTGAGGTAGACCTTTGTCTCTCCCATTACCCAGGCCTTCTGAGAAATGTTCCCCTCGGGGATTCCAGAGAGTGTGGGCAGCAAACCAGGTGCCTAGAGGCTTGACACCTGTTTGCACAGAGCCCCCTAGTGAAGCCCCACAGCTGGAAACTGCTTTGGCCTAActcatttaaaaagtaaactttgcttggcaggagtcaggaagaagctGAAATTCAGTAGACTACATGGTTCAGAATCATAGATCCTGGCTGAGCACTGGggagtttttccttctctcttggaTTTTCTTGCCTATTCCTGTAATCATATAGGCTTCTATCCAAGTGCATTGTGCTTCTGAAGCTATGTTTTGAATAGCCTTGATAACTAATGGATGGTGTGTGACCCCCTTGCTCAAGTAGCTTATCTCACCTCGTAACCTGCCTTCCCAAGCAGCAGGCTCAGTCTGTGTTCATAACTTACAAGGGCCCATCTTTATGCCTCCTTAAATAGGTAGAAAGGAGAAAGCATCCTATTCTTCCCAAATAGTTGGCCTTTTTAGGAGTAGGGAGCCATGCGGTAGGCTGGGGCCTACTGAGCTCTTCTCTGAATGGTTTGTGTCTTCAGTTCCAGCTTTTCCTGTGGCTTGGCTGGAGCTCTTGCTTCTAACCCAGTTGATGTGGTGCGCACCCGCATGATGAACCAGCGGGCCATTGTGGGCAATGTGGAACTGTACAAGGGCACTTTGGATGGCCTGCTGAAGGTACGGAGCATTCCGATGGGACAACAGAGCTTCTAAATGCCATCTTAAAAGACAAATTCCGAAGACCTTATTTAGCTTACtgaaatactgcttcccagccttataGTTTTGCCAGGGGTGAGGTGTGATTGGGTTAGAAAGTAGCTATGATTGTTAGCACAACCCCTGAAGACAAAGTCAGCTTGAAGGATGTGTTTGTTTCTCTGTTGCTATCTGACCCTGGGTTTGAGAAAGGTCTACCTCCCTTATCTGTTTGGGTGGTGAGAGCTCCAGAGCCTGGTTTGGTTTATTTCTTGCTTTGGGAAATCTTGCTTTGACTAATCTATTTAGAGAAGGTGGgagagtatgtgtatgtgtgtgtgtgggggggagaagTTCTCTGAAATTTGGCACCTCTTTCCACATTACtttactctcttctctccatccttatttttttgttaactttgttttctttctggttttatCTTAGTGAGTCTTAAAATATGTAGGGACACCAACCTTGGGACAAGTTCTGAAGCATAAATGTCTTTAGATAACAATCTCCCCCaagtatattaaaaacaaaaagatctgACATGCAAAAATGTCACTACATACTTTTAAGGAacacatataataaataaattcagGGATGCTTTTGTATATACAAAGttgaaatttattttcctaaCACATTACCCCTGggtctcactttttttttaactctaaacTTCCCTTTCCACCAATATATGCTGCCAGCCTGGGCAACAGTTGCCTACCAGCAAAGAGGTATTGGTCACTGACATTTAACAGCTGTCACATCATAGCTCTCCTTCTTGAACTTCTTGAGATCTTGGACCCACCTTCTCTGTTCCTCTGGCACTGGCTTCTGGCTGCCCAGGCCTACCCTGACCCAGTTTTATCTCTCGCTAGAAGGGAATGCTGCAGACGTACTCACCCATCAACCCACTCGGACCCTCCCAGAGGTTTATTAGGTATTCATTTCTAAGGACCTGACAAAACCATCAGCTGTTTCTaaaatcattattttctcttccctcgtaatgaaaaacaaagggaaatgtgCAGAGTAAATTTGCTTTGAATCATCACTGTTCCCCCTAACATGTCTTCAGTAAAGTCAATTTTCAGTTACCAGCATGGTTTTTGAAATTACAAAAGGTTTTAAAATGTGTCCTTTTTTTGCTGTACTTCCAGAATTTATAATGTGCTCAACAGATAGTAAACTTAAAAGATATACCCAGCAGGTCTCTGTGAATTTGATGCCTTGTATCTGAAGTAAGGCCAGACCCTGTTCATTTGTGGTGTTCATTACCTGTTGAGTACCATGGACTGACTTGTAGAATGCAAGAAAATATATAAGGCTTCCTTGCCCTGAGCCATGAATGTTCTTGCCTTTATTCTGTCTCAGACAAGGGCATCAAGGTTATTTTGGGAGCAATGGTGGTAGTGGGCTTCCAGGAAGTTGACGCTTGATCAATCAGTTGGTCTGTCCCATCGTTCTTGGTGCCTTTTACTTCTGTCTGCTTAATTCACCTGGGTTTCATTTGGGCTGCCTTTCATCCTTTCCTGGCACCATTCTCAAAAGAATGACCTGGGTGCTATAACTGTCACCTGGTAAACAAGTTCTCAATGCTTTGGGTAAGGGAGTGTACACAGCACTCAGAGACTATCTTTCTCTAGGCAGTTCCCAAATAGCCACTAGGTGGAGCTCATTCCAGCTGTGTTCCCAGAAATTACTTCCCAAAGTTACTTCCTGCATCAAGTTTCATCTGCATGGGCTCAGAGAATTGGTTGGGAAGGGTATTTTTTTCCAGTGCTTCCAGTGTCTTTTGAAGAATAGAGTGGGACATAT is a window from the Notamacropus eugenii isolate mMacEug1 chromosome X, mMacEug1.pri_v2, whole genome shotgun sequence genome containing:
- the SLC25A14 gene encoding brain mitochondrial carrier protein 1 isoform X2 codes for the protein MSGLNWKPFVYGGLASIVAEFGTFPVDLTKTRLQVQGQTIDARFKEIKYKGMFHALFRIYKEEGILALYSGIAPALLRQASYGTIKIGIYQSLKRLFVDRLEDETLLINMICGVVSGVISSTIANPTDVLKIRMQAQGSLFQGGMIGSFIDIYQQEGTRGLWRGVVPTAQRAAIVVGVELPVYDITKKHLIMSGLLGDTIFTHFVSSFSCGLAGALASNPVDVVRTRMMNQRAIVGNVELYKGTLDGLLKTWKSEGFFALYKGFWPNWLRLGPWNIIFFITYEQLKRLTF
- the SLC25A14 gene encoding brain mitochondrial carrier protein 1 isoform X1, translating into MFVSLQQPETTLGHEMSGLNWKPFVYGGLASIVAEFGTFPVDLTKTRLQVQGQTIDARFKEIKYKGMFHALFRIYKEEGILALYSGIAPALLRQASYGTIKIGIYQSLKRLFVDRLEDETLLINMICGVVSGVISSTIANPTDVLKIRMQAQGSLFQGGMIGSFIDIYQQEGTRGLWRGVVPTAQRAAIVVGVELPVYDITKKHLIMSGLLGDTIFTHFVSSFSCGLAGALASNPVDVVRTRMMNQRAIVGNVELYKGTLDGLLKTWKSEGFFALYKGFWPNWLRLGPWNIIFFITYEQLKRLTF